Proteins encoded in a region of the Pseudomonas syringae KCTC 12500 genome:
- a CDS encoding PAS domain-containing sensor histidine kinase: MSLEKNRLSRWLGRGEATQVPQPLAVSSEPGPIGADLYLLLDDEGRIQSISPHLLARLDVAAPLPAAQRLMSLLLPNSALVIEGVPRDWLGHMLDLDFKGDDAHTLHARGWVQAHGKGWLLQLLDISDLMEEASAARSRQQCLRFAGQMAERVRACNVERLTTVVSEQLEELAQLWRIPCVALVLPEAGGVGWRVYCQYSAHTAPELWQVGQRLGTALDRFNVDATQQLRFGGTVDEGALQSAFGNADGFLIPHSRDNVAKAWLMFGFYNAQQQAPDLGEREWLNLCSALAGPVLFRMSEQHNRHHVERLAVLQDLLGTGWWELLPDRDEVLLAPQLARSLRLGDRVESLSRQDWLALIHPADRQELSSRLAQLRDKGTPLLLCVRLAQNDPTQETLWFRIQGQALIRGQVQRVLGFMLDVSDIKNQETEAAAAHARLDNLIASSPAVIYVQRYDHGNLEPTFFSDSLTPLLGWTLADCVDGQLAGYIHPEDHDIWFERNRQLLREGFVSRRFRLRNRNGQYHWLLDEARLLRDDLGMPVEAVGLWLDVTEATLAAEHIRRSEERYRILVEDSPAMICRYTPDLVLSFGNRPLANYMECTPEQLTGINLGDWLSDEQREAFIKRISQLTPEAPVSTEEICIELPGREYAWWIWADRGVFDEHGKLVEVQAVGRDNTDVRRSRMQLNQSAKMATLGEMSTGLAHEINQPLNVMRMAVVNVLKRLGRGDVDIEYLTEKLNRIDTQVQRAARVVDHMRVFGRRSEVEEQLFDPAQAVEGTISMLAEGMKGKGVQLRVGGMIDAVRVRGHVDQLEQVLINLMVNARDALLSRREKDRDFEPWISVEAERDENIIRLAVQDNGGGIDPRLLERIFEPFFTTKPVGVGTGLGLSVSYGIVDQMGGQLSVANVGEGARFQIELPIFNADQTGS; encoded by the coding sequence TTGTCCCTTGAAAAGAATCGTTTGAGCCGTTGGCTGGGCCGTGGTGAAGCAACGCAGGTGCCGCAGCCCTTGGCTGTATCGAGCGAGCCCGGTCCGATCGGTGCGGATCTCTATCTGCTGCTGGATGACGAAGGCCGTATACAAAGCATCAGCCCGCACTTGCTCGCCCGGCTGGACGTCGCTGCGCCACTGCCGGCGGCTCAGCGTTTGATGAGTCTGCTGCTGCCCAACAGTGCACTGGTCATTGAAGGGGTGCCGCGTGACTGGCTGGGGCACATGCTCGACCTGGACTTCAAAGGGGACGATGCACACACCTTGCACGCCAGAGGCTGGGTGCAGGCGCATGGCAAGGGCTGGCTCTTGCAATTGCTGGATATCAGCGACCTGATGGAGGAGGCCAGTGCCGCGCGGAGCCGCCAGCAGTGCCTGCGGTTTGCCGGGCAGATGGCTGAGCGTGTGCGAGCGTGCAACGTCGAACGCCTGACTACGGTGGTGAGCGAGCAACTGGAGGAGCTCGCGCAGCTGTGGCGCATCCCTTGTGTGGCGCTGGTGTTACCGGAGGCCGGCGGTGTCGGCTGGCGTGTTTATTGTCAGTACAGCGCGCATACGGCGCCCGAGTTGTGGCAGGTCGGGCAGCGGCTGGGCACTGCGCTGGATCGATTCAACGTCGACGCTACACAGCAACTGAGGTTTGGCGGCACTGTCGATGAGGGCGCGCTGCAAAGTGCTTTCGGTAACGCTGACGGTTTTCTGATCCCCCACAGCCGCGATAACGTTGCCAAGGCCTGGTTGATGTTCGGATTTTATAACGCGCAGCAGCAGGCTCCGGACCTTGGCGAGCGCGAGTGGCTCAACCTGTGCTCAGCCTTGGCCGGGCCGGTTCTTTTTCGAATGTCCGAGCAACATAACCGTCACCATGTCGAACGCCTGGCGGTGCTTCAGGACCTGCTGGGCACCGGTTGGTGGGAATTGCTGCCGGATCGTGACGAGGTTCTGCTGGCACCGCAGCTGGCTCGCAGTCTGCGTCTGGGCGACCGGGTCGAGAGCCTGTCGCGTCAGGACTGGCTGGCACTGATTCATCCCGCCGATCGACAGGAGCTGTCCAGTCGTCTCGCGCAGTTGCGCGACAAAGGCACGCCGCTGTTGCTCTGTGTACGTCTGGCACAAAATGACCCCACTCAGGAAACCCTCTGGTTTCGTATCCAGGGGCAGGCATTGATCAGGGGCCAGGTTCAGCGAGTGCTGGGGTTCATGCTGGACGTCAGCGATATCAAGAATCAGGAAACCGAGGCCGCCGCCGCGCATGCCCGGCTGGATAACCTGATTGCCAGCTCGCCCGCCGTGATTTACGTGCAGCGTTACGATCACGGCAACCTGGAGCCAACCTTTTTCAGTGACAGCCTGACGCCCTTGCTGGGCTGGACGCTGGCCGATTGCGTCGATGGGCAACTGGCGGGATACATCCATCCCGAAGACCACGACATCTGGTTCGAGCGTAACCGGCAACTGCTGCGTGAAGGCTTCGTCAGCCGCCGTTTCAGGTTGCGCAACAGGAACGGCCAATACCACTGGCTGCTGGACGAGGCGCGACTGCTGCGTGACGACCTCGGCATGCCGGTGGAGGCGGTGGGGCTGTGGCTGGACGTGACCGAGGCCACCCTGGCCGCAGAGCATATACGGCGCAGCGAGGAGCGTTACCGCATTCTGGTCGAGGATTCGCCGGCGATGATCTGCCGCTACACGCCGGACCTGGTGTTGAGTTTCGGCAACCGGCCGCTGGCCAACTATATGGAGTGCACACCCGAGCAACTGACCGGGATCAACCTCGGAGACTGGCTGTCGGACGAGCAGCGTGAGGCGTTCATCAAGCGTATCAGCCAGCTGACTCCGGAAGCACCGGTGAGTACCGAGGAAATCTGTATCGAGCTGCCGGGACGCGAGTATGCCTGGTGGATATGGGCCGACCGAGGGGTATTCGATGAGCACGGCAAGCTGGTCGAAGTGCAGGCGGTGGGGCGTGACAACACCGATGTACGCCGCTCGCGCATGCAGTTGAATCAGAGCGCGAAGATGGCAACGCTTGGCGAGATGTCCACCGGTCTGGCCCATGAGATCAACCAGCCGCTCAACGTCATGCGCATGGCCGTGGTCAACGTTCTCAAGCGTCTGGGCCGGGGTGATGTAGACATCGAATACCTCACTGAAAAACTCAATCGCATTGACACTCAGGTGCAGCGCGCTGCCCGGGTAGTCGATCACATGCGGGTATTCGGTCGCCGCTCTGAAGTAGAAGAGCAGTTGTTCGATCCGGCTCAGGCGGTCGAAGGCACCATCTCGATGCTGGCTGAAGGCATGAAAGGCAAGGGCGTGCAGCTTCGGGTCGGCGGGATGATCGACGCGGTGCGGGTTCGCGGCCATGTCGATCAGCTTGAGCAGGTGCTGATCAACCTGATGGTCAACGCCCGTGATGCCTTGTTGTCGCGCCGGGAAAAGGACCGGGATTTCGAGCCGTGGATCAGTGTCGAGGCCGAGCGCGATGAAAATATCATCCGCCTGGCGGTCCAGGACAACGGCGGGGGCATCGATCCGCGGTTGCTGGAACGCATTTTCGAGCCGTTTTTCACCACTAAACCGGTAGGTGTCGGCACTGGCCTGGGCTTGTCCGTCAGTTACGGCATTGTCGACCAGATGGGCGGCCAGCTCAGCGTCGCCAACGTCGGCGAGGGCGCTCGATTCCAGATCGAGCTGCCGATCTTCAACGCCGATCAGACCGGCAGCTAG
- a CDS encoding response regulator transcription factor, which yields MELPVDNDPLTKVLVVDDQPLIVEELCEFLESSGYECVRCHSSLEAIERFSADSTIGIVLCDLEMPGMNGIEMVEAMKMTGGKTHLFEAIMLTGQAEKKDVIKALRAGIADYYQKPVDLEELLEGVQLQVQALHERQKNRQQLGLLNEKLQFLAASIDDLYKNLDSVQNNSQPARKARDRQERDGQMPVALAKLSPRQLDVARLVSTGLTNYQIACELGITENTVKLYVSQVLRLTHMHNRTQLALAFSPGKSAERHRQIESQD from the coding sequence ATGGAGTTGCCTGTGGATAACGACCCGCTCACGAAAGTTCTGGTGGTCGATGACCAGCCCCTTATCGTTGAAGAACTCTGCGAGTTTCTGGAAAGCAGCGGCTATGAGTGTGTGCGTTGCCACTCAAGCCTTGAGGCCATCGAGCGTTTCAGCGCCGACAGCACCATCGGCATCGTACTCTGTGATCTGGAAATGCCCGGCATGAATGGCATCGAGATGGTCGAAGCGATGAAGATGACTGGCGGTAAGACGCACCTGTTCGAGGCCATCATGCTGACCGGCCAGGCCGAGAAGAAAGACGTCATCAAGGCGCTTCGGGCCGGCATAGCCGATTACTACCAGAAGCCGGTTGATCTGGAAGAATTGCTCGAAGGTGTGCAGTTGCAAGTACAAGCCCTGCACGAGCGGCAGAAAAACCGTCAGCAACTGGGCCTGCTCAACGAGAAGCTCCAGTTCCTGGCCGCCTCCATCGACGACCTTTACAAGAATCTGGACAGCGTCCAGAACAACTCCCAACCCGCGCGCAAAGCGCGTGACCGTCAGGAACGTGATGGGCAGATGCCGGTGGCACTGGCCAAGTTGTCACCTCGCCAACTGGACGTGGCTCGCCTGGTCAGTACCGGGCTGACCAATTACCAGATCGCCTGCGAACTGGGCATAACTGAAAACACTGTAAAACTCTATGTCTCGCAAGTACTGCGCCTGACGCACATGCACAACCGCACACAACTGGCGCTGGCATTTTCACCGGGCAAATCGGCGGAGCGGCACAGACAGATCGAAAGCCAGGACTGA
- a CDS encoding TadE/TadG family type IV pilus assembly protein, translated as MKTVLQHTLPRRQQGAAAIEFSAVFVIFFAVFYGMVSYSLPLLMVQSFNAAASEAVRRSVALSPTVTGYNDLLKSQAQSVVMNQLSWIPPALGFNINHTSVTYSAGILTVTIQYPKTRLAQVLPLLTLPGIGEVPRLPNNLTAQASLQLVP; from the coding sequence ATGAAAACTGTTCTGCAACATACCTTGCCCCGTCGTCAACAGGGGGCCGCCGCTATTGAATTCTCTGCGGTGTTCGTTATTTTCTTTGCGGTGTTCTACGGCATGGTGAGTTATAGCCTGCCGTTGCTCATGGTCCAGTCATTCAATGCCGCCGCCAGTGAAGCGGTGCGCAGAAGTGTGGCCCTCAGTCCAACAGTTACCGGCTATAACGATTTGTTAAAGAGTCAGGCTCAGAGTGTGGTCATGAACCAGTTGTCGTGGATACCCCCTGCGCTGGGATTCAATATCAACCATACCAGCGTGACCTATAGCGCAGGCATTCTGACCGTGACCATCCAGTACCCCAAGACCCGACTGGCTCAGGTACTGCCCTTGTTGACTCTTCCAGGCATTGGCGAGGTTCCACGCTTGCCGAACAACCTGACTGCACAAGCGAGTCTGCAACTTGTCCCTTGA
- a CDS encoding A24 family peptidase, giving the protein MKLFFLLIWFAICAEQDARCKQISNGLTLGAAALAIIYLALTGMTWLGSPAREALLAVTLALALTLPGYALGKLGAADVKLMTALALASNSAYLLGTFIGAGVAMATWLIVAKRAWPPTQQWVTQRYRYMNPTAPDKYPFSPFLFAGLLLSTALLH; this is encoded by the coding sequence ATGAAATTATTTTTCCTGTTGATATGGTTTGCAATTTGCGCCGAACAGGATGCGCGTTGCAAGCAGATTTCCAACGGGCTGACACTCGGCGCCGCAGCGCTGGCTATTATCTACCTGGCTTTGACCGGTATGACCTGGCTCGGCTCGCCTGCGCGGGAGGCCTTGCTGGCCGTGACCTTGGCATTGGCGCTGACATTGCCAGGCTATGCACTCGGGAAGTTGGGTGCCGCAGACGTCAAACTGATGACGGCGTTGGCGCTGGCCTCGAACAGTGCCTATCTACTGGGTACGTTTATTGGCGCCGGGGTTGCCATGGCGACCTGGCTTATCGTCGCAAAGCGTGCCTGGCCCCCGACACAGCAATGGGTTACGCAACGCTATCGGTATATGAACCCCACGGCGCCAGATAAATATCCTTTTTCACCTTTCTTGTTCGCAGGCTTACTCCTGAGCACGGCACTGCTCCACTAG